Proteins from one Chloroflexota bacterium genomic window:
- the secG gene encoding preprotein translocase subunit SecG, whose amino-acid sequence MTALALVQSILAVALTVAILLQQRGAGVGGAFGGEVTAYRSRRGIERTLFRLTIVLAGLWVVFSVLSLYLQTL is encoded by the coding sequence GTGACCGCTCTGGCCCTCGTCCAATCCATCCTGGCCGTGGCCCTCACCGTCGCCATCCTGCTCCAGCAGCGCGGCGCCGGCGTGGGTGGCGCCTTCGGCGGCGAGGTCACCGCGTACCGGAGCCGACGCGGGATCGAGCGGACCCTGTTCCGCCTGACCATTGTCCTGGCCGGCCTGTGGGTCGTGTTCTCCGTCCTCAGCCTCTACCTCCAGACGCTCTGA